The following is a genomic window from Bosea sp. RAC05.
TGGTCTGGAAGGCGATGTCGTCGATGACGCGGATGATGTCCGAGATCTTGGTCGAGGCATCCTCGATCCGAGCCATGGCGTCGACAGCCTTCCCGGCGATGGCGCCGCCGGTCTGCGCCGCCTTCATCGCCTCGTCGGCGATCGAGGCCGCCTCGCGGGAGGCCTGGGCCGAGGCCTTCACCGAGGCCGCGAGCTCTTCGGTCGTCGCCGCGGTCTCCTCCAGGGAGGAGGCCTGCTCCTCGGTGCGCTTCGACAGATCGTCGGCGCCCATGTTGATCTCGCGCGCCGCCAGCCCGACATCGGCCGAGGTGACCTGGATCGTCTTGACCGTCGAAGACAGCCGCTCGACCGTCTCGTTGATCGCGCCCTTGAGCTCGGCGAACTTGCCGCGATAGGCGGCGTCGACCCGCACCGTCAGGTCACCCGCGGCGACCGCCGAGAGCGTGCGGGCGAACTCGCTGGTGGCGGAATCCACCACGGCATTGATCTCGTTGATGCCGGCGACGAGCTTCTGCATCTGCTCGTCGGCCTGGTCGATCTGCAGCCGCGCCGAGAAATCGCCTGCCGCCGCCGCCGCCACGACCTCACCGACATCCGACACCACGGCTTCCATCGACTGCGCCCGGGCCAGCCGCGCCGCCGCAGCGGCCTGCTCCTGCTGCTCGAGCGCCCGGATGCGCAGGATATTGGCCTGGAAATCGCCGAGCGCATGGCTGATCGCGTCGATCTCCACCATGCCGACCCGGGGCGGGATGCGGGCATCGTCGGCGCCCGACAGCATCAGGCCGACCGAGTCGGCGAGCTTTCCGAGCGGCTGGACCACGCCACGGTTGAACAGGAACACCACGGCGACGACGACCGCCGTGACGGCGAGGATCGCGAGGAGCGAGAGGGCGAGCTGCCAGCGGGCCATCGCCAGTGCGCCGTCGATCTCGACCGTGGCCTGCTGATAGGCGGCGTCACGCATCTGCAGGATGGTCGCCAGCGAGGCCTGCGTCCAGGTCCGCCAGTCGGCGAGGCTCATGCCGGCGGGAGTGCCGTCGCGGGCCGCCTCGTACATGGCGCGATAGGTCTTGGCTTCCTCTTCGCGGAAACCGGTCTGGACGGTCGCCAGCGCCGCCTTGAGCTGCGGCGTCACCTCCATCTGGGCGATCGCCTGGTCGATCAGGACCCAGAGCTGCTCGATGCGGCCACTGAGCCGGTCGGCCTGCGACACCGCCGCCGGCGTCATCTTCACGCCGCTGCCGACATATTGTGTGAAATGGACCGAGCGGCTGCCGGCCGCCTCGCGCATCGTCGTGGCGAATTCGCCGAGCGAGACGGTGTTGCTGACCTCGGGGTTGAGGTCGCCGATCCGCGCGCCGATCTGGCGTTGCAGCGCCGTCTGCTGGTTCAGGAGATCGAGAACGGTGGTACTGAAGGCCTGGGCCGCCTTGGGGTCGCGCTGCTGCAGGGCCTTGGCGGCTTCCGCGGCCGCGAGCCGGCGCGCCTCGACGAGACGCGGGCCGATCTGCGAGACGGGGCCGGCGAGCTCCTGGCGCTGCGCGAACGCGGTCTGGGCGAAGCTGGCCTGCATCTGGGTGACGCGCGCATCGGTCTCGCGTGCGGCCTGGGCGGCGACGGCGGCGATCTTGCCGTCGGGATCGGCCGCCAGGATCACCTGCGTGATGGCGCCGCGTTCGATCGCGGCGCGCTCGATCACGCGGCTGACGGCCTCCGAGGCGACGACGAGACTGCGCGTCTCCTGGGCCGTCGAGAGCGAGCGCAGCTGTTGATAGGCGACGAAGCCGCTCGCCAGGATGGCGGCGCCGCCGGCTGCGATGGTGCAGATCAGAAAATGTGTCACGCGCATGGCGCTGAGTTCCCCACGGCCGCCGCTCCGGAGCTGGCTGCGGCCATGCCGTTTTTGCGCGGCTGGGGCCGGGACGTGCCGGAGCGTTGTCTCCGACACATACCGATTCGGCTGTTAACGCGACGTTTCGAAACGCCGGTCGCGAGGGAAATTCAGAGGTTGAAGACGCGGTGCGGCACCAGCTCGCCCTGCTCGACCGTGCCGATCGCGATCAGGGTGCCGCCCGACGTCGCATAGATGGCGGGGCTTTCGATGGGCACCTCGCGTCCGCGCAGCAGCACGCTCTGGCCCCGCTTCAGACGCAGCGCCGCATCCTTGTGGACCACGACCTCCGGGATCAGGGACAGCGCCGCCTTGACCGGCAGCAGGGTCGCGGCCGCGCTCTCGGGGCTTTCCCGCAGCGTCTCGACGGAGACGGCCTCATCGATGGCGAAGGGCCCGACGCGGGTCCGCCGCAGATGCACGACATGGCCGAGACAGCCCAGCGCGAGGCCGAGATCGCGGGCGATCGCGCGCACATAGGTGCCCTTGCCGCACTCCGCCTCGAAGGTCGTCGTCTCCGGCGAATGCGAGACGATGCGCAGCGCGTCGATCTCCACAGGCCTCGCCTCCAGGACGACGTCCTCGCCGTCGCGGGCGAGGTCATAGGCGCGCTCGCCGGCGATCTTGATGGCGGAGAACTTCGGCGGGACCTGGCTGATCGTGCCCGTGAATTGCGGTAGCAGGGCCGTGATGGCCTCTTCTTCGGGACGGGTCTCCGCCGTCGCGATGACGCGGCCTTCGGTGTCGTCGGTATCGGTCTGCGTGCCCCAGGCGACAGTGAACTGGTAGGCCTTGCGCCCGTCCATGACGAAGGGAACGGTCTTGGTCGCCTCGCCGAGCGCGATCGGCAGCAGGCCCGAGGCGAGCGGATCAAGCGTGCCGGCATGGCCGGCCTTCTTCGCCGAGAAGGCGCGCTTCACGACCGCCACCGCATGGGTCGAGGTCATGCCGACGGGCTTGTCGAGCACGACCCAGCCATGCACGTCGCGCTTTTTCGGTCGCGGTGCAAAGCTCTGGCCCTGCGGCTCGCTGGCTTCTGTGGGCGCCGGTTCAGTCATCGTCCTGCTCGTCCGTCTGGATGCGCAGCGGCTGCTTCAGGATGTCCTGGCGCACCTTGTCGGAATAGAGGATGGCGTCGACGCGCTCGGCCTCGGCGAAACTCTCATCCGGCAGGAAGCGGATATCGGGCGCGAATTTCAGGTTCACGCGGTGGGCGATCTCGCCACGGATATAGCGCTTGTGGTCGTTCAGCGCCTTCAGCACCGGCTTCACGTCACCGCCACCGAGCGGCATGATGTAGCAGGTCGCGAGCTTCAGATCGGTCGAAAGCCGCACCTCGGGCACCGTGATGACGTGCTTGGCCAGCACCTCGTCATGAATGTCGCCGCGCGACAAAAGCTCCGCCAGCGCATGACGGATCACTTCGCCGATGCGCAGCTGGCGCTGGTTGGGGCCGGAGGGTTTTGCGGGTTTTGCCATGGTTCTCGTTCTCCGGGATCGGACCGGATGGACGGTCGATAAAAGCATCATGGCCGGGCAAGCCCGGCCATGATCAGCCTGGGTCGAAGCGGACGCCTTACAGCGTGCGCTTGATCTCCTCGACGCGGTAGCACTCGATCACGTCGCCGGCGCGCATGTCCTGGTAGTTCTCGAAGGACATGCCGCACTCCTGGCCGGCCACCACTTCCTTGGCGTCGTCCTTGAAGCGCTTCAGCTGGGCGAGCTTGCCCTCGTGGACCACGACGTTGTCGCGGATCAGGCGGACATTGGCGCCACGCTCAATCGTGCCGTCGGTGACGCGGCAACCGGCGATCTTGCCGACCTTCGAAACCGCGAAGATCTCGAGAATCTGCGCGTTGCCGAGCATGGTTTCACGCAGGGTCGGGGCCAGCAGGCCCGACATCGCCGCCTTCACATCGTCCACGAGGTTATAGATGATGTTGTAGTAGCGGATTTCGACGCCGGCCCGTTCGGCCGCTTCGCGCGCTTCCTTGTGGGCACGCACGTTGAAGCCGATCACGGCGGCGCCCGAAGCCTGGGCGAGCGTGATGTCGGATTCGGTGATGCCGCCGACGCCCGACTGCAGCACGCGGGCGCGCACCTCCTCGTTGCCGACCTTTTCCAGCGTCCCGACGATGGCCTCGACCGAGCCCTGCACGTCGCCCTTGACGACGAGCGGGAACTCCTTGCGGCCGGCGCCTTCCTTGAGGTCGCGCATCATGTCGGCGAGCGAACGGCCCGCCGCCGATCCGCCGCCGCGGGCGGCGATCCGGTCGCGCTTCTGGCGCTCGCGGTAATCGGTGATCTCGCGGGCCCGCGCCTCCGACTCGACGACCGCGACGCGGTCGCCGGCCTCCGGGGTGCCGTTGAAGCCGAGAACCTCGACCGGCAGCGAGGGCGGAGCCTCCTTGATATGGGCGCCGGTGTCGCCGATCAGGGCGCGCACGCGGCCCCATTCGGAACCCGCCACGACGATGTCGCCGGTGCGCAGCGTGCCGCGCTGGACGAGAACCGTCGCGACCGGGCCGCGACCACGGTCGAGCTTGGCCTCGATCACCGTGCCTTCGGCCGGACGATCCGGATTGGCCTTGAGGTCGAGCAGTTCGGCCTGCAGCGCGATCGCCTCGAGCAGCTTGTCGAGGTTCTTGCCGGTCTTGGCCGAAACCTCGATTTCCAGCGTCTCGCCGCCGAGCGACTCGACCTGAATCTCGTACTGCAGCAGCTCGGCGCGCACCCGCTCGGGGCTGGCGTCGTTCTTGTCGATCTTGTTGATCGCCACGATCAGCGGAACACCCGCGGCCTTGGCATGATTGATGGCCTCGACCGTCTGCGGCATGACGCCGTCATCGGCCGCGACGACCAGCACGACGACGTCGGTGACCTTGGCGCCACGGGCGCGCATTGCCGTGAAGGCGGCGTGGCCCGGCGTGTCGATGAAGGTAACGAACGCGCCCGAGGGCGTCTTCACCTGATAGGCGCCGATATGCTGGGTGATGCCGCCGGCCTCGCCGGTGACGACATGCGTCTGGCGGATCGCGTCGAGCAGCGAGGTCTTGCCATGGTCGACATGGCCCATGATCGTGACGACGGCCGGGCGCTGGCTCAGCGTGTCATCGGTATCGGGCGTGTCGAACAGGCCTTCCTCGACGTCGGATTCGGCCACGCGCTTGACGGTATGGCCCATTTCCTCCGCGACGAGCTGGGCGGTGTCGGCGTCGATCACGTCGGTGATCTTGTGCATCGCGCCCTGCTTCATCAGCAGGCGGATGACGTCGACGCCCCGCTCGGTCATGCGGTTGGCGAGTTCCTGGATGGTGATCGTCTCGGGGATGATCACCTCGCGCATCACGCGCTCCTTCGCCGCGTCCGAGGCGCGGTGGCCGGTCATGCGCTGGACGCGCCGGCGGAAGGCGGCGACCGAGCGCGTGCGCTCGTCGTCACCGCCGGTCGCGGTCGACAGGGTCAGGCGGCCACGCGGCTTTTCGCCGACCTTGGGGGTCTTGGGCGCGGGAACCGGGGCGCCACGCGGCGGACCGCCGGCGAAGCCGCCGGGGCGGCGGAAGGCGGGCCTCGCCTCGCCGTCGTCGGGCCGGCTGCGCGGGGTGGCCGTCGAGGGCGCCTGGCGCGTCGGACGGGTGATGGCGGGTTCGGCCGGAGCGGTCGCATCGACCGGTCGCGGCGGGCGCGGTGTGTCGAGGCGCGGCGGGCGCGAGTCGAGACGCGGCGGACGGGCGCCGACGTCGCGCATCGGGGTGCGCGGCGCGAAATCGGGACGCGGGCCGGACGGGGCCGGGCGCGGCGACGGGGCATAGCCAGCAGCCGGCGCGGCGCCGGCCTCGGGCTGCGCCGGGGCGGGAGGCGTGAACTCGCGCGGCGGCTGCGGCGGGCGCGGGGCCTGCGGCTCGTCCATCCGCTGCCGGGCGGCGCTTTCGGCGCGGCGCTTGCGGTCCTCTTCCTGGCGGCGGCGGTCTTCTTCCTCGCGCTGGCGGGCGAGCGCGGCTTCGCGCTCCTGGCGCTCGCGCTCGGCGGCCTGCGCACGGGCACGGGCTTCGTCCTCGGCAATCCGGCGGGCTTCCGCCTCGCGGCCTCGCGAGTCGGAGAGAGCACGCTGGCGTGCCTCCTTCTCGTCCTCGGACAGCGTGCGCAGCAGCATGCCGGAGGCGGGGCGGGGCGGGGGCGTCGGCGCGGCGGGCGCCGGGCGCGGCGCGGCCTGCTGAACCGGCGGCGCGGGCGCGCGGGGAGCCACGGGCTCCTTGACCTCGGGGCCGGCGACACGCCGCTTGACCTCGACGACGACCTGCTTGGAGCGCCCATGCGAGAAGCTCTGCCGGACAGTGCTCTGCTCGACGGGGCGCTTCAGGGTCAGGGTCTTCGGAGGGCTGACGGTCAAGGTCTTGTCGCCCGGGGTCTTGGTATCGCTCATTCTGTGCTCGGTCCTGCCGCGTTCGGTCCAGCCGGTTCGGTCGTTCGATGGTCTACGGAATCGTCACCTGCGGGGTCGGAGCCGTTCGGCTCCTCCGGGGCGGTTGCACCGGCGTCGTTCGTCCGATAGCGAACGAGCCGACGCCAGCGGGAGAGGAAACCCTCGGCCGCTGGTCCCGGAGCAAGCGCCGCATGTATCACATGTGCGCGCCCCAACGCCAATTCCAAATCCGCTGCCGCGAAAATTGCCACGACGGGCACCTTCCGTGGCTTCAGCCGGGCTTCCTCCCGCGCGATTTCGGCCCGCCGCAGCGCCTGAGCGATCTTGCGGCGGCCATCCTCGGCGCCGTCGCTGGCCTCGATCACGGCGGCACAGCGGCCTGAACCGATCACCGCCTCGACCTTGGCGAACCCGGCCTGGGCCAGTCCCGCCTTGTTCGCCATTGCCAGCGCCTGAAGCGCGTCCTTCAGCATCAGGGCGTCGATCATCTCACCCAAATCGGGCGGGACGACGACCTTCGTCTTCAGCGAGCGCTCGAAGGCCCGCCGCTTGACGGCCTCGGCGACCGTCGCGGCGCTGAGGCTGGCCCAGACGCCGCGGCCGGGCAGCTTGCGCCGCAGATCCGGCACGAGCATGCCGTCCGGCCCGACGACGAAGCGGATCAGGTCGTCGGGGGACTTCACCGTCCGCGTGACGACGCAACTCCGCTCCGGCCCGTCCCTGCGGGCCTGTTGCGTCTCGCGCGCGCCGCGCGCCGCGGCCGGTTTCATCGCGGGCTCCGGTCTCAGGCCTCGGCCGTCTCCTCGGCGGCCGGCTCGGCGTCGTCAGCGGGCGCCTCGACCCAGCCCGCCTGGACGCGGGCGGCCATGACGATCGCCTCGGCGTCCTGCCGCGACAGGTCGAAACCGTCGAGATAGCCGGAATGACGCGTGGTCTCGCCATCCTTGCGCTCGGTCCAGCCGACGAGATCGTCGGTGGCGCAGCCGGCGAGGTCCTCGACGTTCTTCACGTCGTTCTCGCCCAGCGCCACCATCATCGCGGTGGTGATGCCGGGAACCTCGCGCAGCGCGTCCTCGACGCCCAGCGCACGGCGCTTTTCGTCGAACTCGGCCTCGACCGCGGCCAGATAGTCCTGAGCGCGGGACTGGATCTCCGCACCCGTCTCCTCGTCGAAGCCCTCGATCGAGGCCAGTTCGGCGAGATCGACATAGGCGACCTCCTCGACGCTGCGGAAACCTTCCGAGGCGAGCAGCTGGCCGACCGTCTCGTCGACGTTCAGGGCGTTCATGAAGATGTCGGTGCGGCTGACGAATTCCTTCTGGCGCCGCTCGGACTCCTCGGCCTCGGTCAGGATGTCGATGTCCCAGCCGGTGAGCTGCGAGGCCAGGCGCACGTTCTGGCCGCGGCGGCCGATCGCGAGCGAGAGCTGCTCGTCGGGGACGACGACCTCGATCTTGTCGGCCTCCTCGTCGAGCACGACCTTGGCGACTTCCGCCGGCTGCAGCGCGTTGACGACGAAGGTCGCGATGTCGGGCGACCACGGAATGATGTCGATCTTCTCGCCCTGCAACTCGCCGACCACGGCCTGCACGCGCGAGCCGCGCATGCCGACGCAGGCGCCGACGGGGTCGATCGAGGAATCGCGGCTGATCACGGCGATCTTGGCGCGCGAGCCCGGATCGCGGGCGACGGCCTTCACCTCGACGATCCCGTCATAGATCTCCGGCACTTCCTGGCCGAAGAGCTTGGCCATGAACTGCGGATGGGTGCGGGAGAGGAAGATCTGCGGGCCGCGCGGCTCGCGGCGCACGTCATAGACATAGGCGCGGGCGCGGTCGCCGACCTTGAAGGTCTCGCGCGGGATCATCTCGTCGCGGCGGATGATCGCCTCGCCGCGGCCGAGATCGACGAAGACGTTGCCGTATTCGACGCGCTTGACCGCGCCGTTGACGATCTCGCCGATGCGGTCCTTGTACTCGTCGTACTGGCGGTCGCGCTCGGCCTCGCGCACCTTCTGCACGATGACCTGCTTGGCGGCCTGGGCGGCGATGCGGCCGAAATCGAAGGGCGGCAGCGGATCGGCGATCACGTCGCCGACCTGGGCGGCCGGGTTGTGGCGCTTGGCCTCGTCGACGGTGATCTCGACGGCGGGGTTCTCGACGCTGTCGACGACCTGGAGATGGCGCGCCAGGCGCAGTTCGCCGGTCTTGGTGCTGATCTCGGCATGGACGTCGGTCTCGGCGCCGTAGCGCGAGCGGGCGGCGCGGGCGATGGCGTCCT
Proteins encoded in this region:
- a CDS encoding methyl-accepting chemotaxis protein yields the protein MRVTHFLICTIAAGGAAILASGFVAYQQLRSLSTAQETRSLVVASEAVSRVIERAAIERGAITQVILAADPDGKIAAVAAQAARETDARVTQMQASFAQTAFAQRQELAGPVSQIGPRLVEARRLAAAEAAKALQQRDPKAAQAFSTTVLDLLNQQTALQRQIGARIGDLNPEVSNTVSLGEFATTMREAAGSRSVHFTQYVGSGVKMTPAAVSQADRLSGRIEQLWVLIDQAIAQMEVTPQLKAALATVQTGFREEEAKTYRAMYEAARDGTPAGMSLADWRTWTQASLATILQMRDAAYQQATVEIDGALAMARWQLALSLLAILAVTAVVVAVVFLFNRGVVQPLGKLADSVGLMLSGADDARIPPRVGMVEIDAISHALGDFQANILRIRALEQQEQAAAAARLARAQSMEAVVSDVGEVVAAAAAGDFSARLQIDQADEQMQKLVAGINEINAVVDSATSEFARTLSAVAAGDLTVRVDAAYRGKFAELKGAINETVERLSSTVKTIQVTSADVGLAAREINMGADDLSKRTEEQASSLEETAATTEELAASVKASAQASREAASIADEAMKAAQTGGAIAGKAVDAMARIEDASTKISDIIRVIDDIAFQTNLLALNAAVEAARAGDAGKGFAVVASEVRTLAQRSGEAAKDISALISSSNTEVGEGVKLVRQAGEALEQILSASRKVAATIADISAASGEQANGIDEMSQAVAHLDEMTQQNAALAEQSAASAGSLSNRIGQLNDLVAAFRTGPNAGFTSNASAMPAAAEPARLRQLAEAAFAQTRAQPARAQAPRPAAAPARAPALAPAAPAPAKKVANSRASDTGWEEF
- the truB gene encoding tRNA pseudouridine(55) synthase TruB — protein: MTEPAPTEASEPQGQSFAPRPKKRDVHGWVVLDKPVGMTSTHAVAVVKRAFSAKKAGHAGTLDPLASGLLPIALGEATKTVPFVMDGRKAYQFTVAWGTQTDTDDTEGRVIATAETRPEEEAITALLPQFTGTISQVPPKFSAIKIAGERAYDLARDGEDVVLEARPVEIDALRIVSHSPETTTFEAECGKGTYVRAIARDLGLALGCLGHVVHLRRTRVGPFAIDEAVSVETLRESPESAAATLLPVKAALSLIPEVVVHKDAALRLKRGQSVLLRGREVPIESPAIYATSGGTLIAIGTVEQGELVPHRVFNL
- the rbfA gene encoding 30S ribosome-binding factor RbfA, with the translated sequence MAKPAKPSGPNQRQLRIGEVIRHALAELLSRGDIHDEVLAKHVITVPEVRLSTDLKLATCYIMPLGGGDVKPVLKALNDHKRYIRGEIAHRVNLKFAPDIRFLPDESFAEAERVDAILYSDKVRQDILKQPLRIQTDEQDDD
- the infB gene encoding translation initiation factor IF-2, producing the protein MSDTKTPGDKTLTVSPPKTLTLKRPVEQSTVRQSFSHGRSKQVVVEVKRRVAGPEVKEPVAPRAPAPPVQQAAPRPAPAAPTPPPRPASGMLLRTLSEDEKEARQRALSDSRGREAEARRIAEDEARARAQAAERERQEREAALARQREEEDRRRQEEDRKRRAESAARQRMDEPQAPRPPQPPREFTPPAPAQPEAGAAPAAGYAPSPRPAPSGPRPDFAPRTPMRDVGARPPRLDSRPPRLDTPRPPRPVDATAPAEPAITRPTRQAPSTATPRSRPDDGEARPAFRRPGGFAGGPPRGAPVPAPKTPKVGEKPRGRLTLSTATGGDDERTRSVAAFRRRVQRMTGHRASDAAKERVMREVIIPETITIQELANRMTERGVDVIRLLMKQGAMHKITDVIDADTAQLVAEEMGHTVKRVAESDVEEGLFDTPDTDDTLSQRPAVVTIMGHVDHGKTSLLDAIRQTHVVTGEAGGITQHIGAYQVKTPSGAFVTFIDTPGHAAFTAMRARGAKVTDVVVLVVAADDGVMPQTVEAINHAKAAGVPLIVAINKIDKNDASPERVRAELLQYEIQVESLGGETLEIEVSAKTGKNLDKLLEAIALQAELLDLKANPDRPAEGTVIEAKLDRGRGPVATVLVQRGTLRTGDIVVAGSEWGRVRALIGDTGAHIKEAPPSLPVEVLGFNGTPEAGDRVAVVESEARAREITDYRERQKRDRIAARGGGSAAGRSLADMMRDLKEGAGRKEFPLVVKGDVQGSVEAIVGTLEKVGNEEVRARVLQSGVGGITESDITLAQASGAAVIGFNVRAHKEAREAAERAGVEIRYYNIIYNLVDDVKAAMSGLLAPTLRETMLGNAQILEIFAVSKVGKIAGCRVTDGTIERGANVRLIRDNVVVHEGKLAQLKRFKDDAKEVVAGQECGMSFENYQDMRAGDVIECYRVEEIKRTL
- a CDS encoding RNA-binding protein; amino-acid sequence: MKPAAARGARETQQARRDGPERSCVVTRTVKSPDDLIRFVVGPDGMLVPDLRRKLPGRGVWASLSAATVAEAVKRRAFERSLKTKVVVPPDLGEMIDALMLKDALQALAMANKAGLAQAGFAKVEAVIGSGRCAAVIEASDGAEDGRRKIAQALRRAEIAREEARLKPRKVPVVAIFAAADLELALGRAHVIHAALAPGPAAEGFLSRWRRLVRYRTNDAGATAPEEPNGSDPAGDDSVDHRTTEPAGPNAAGPSTE
- the nusA gene encoding transcription termination factor NusA; this encodes MVVAANRLEWLQIADAVAREKSIDRQIVLDAMEDAIARAARSRYGAETDVHAEISTKTGELRLARHLQVVDSVENPAVEITVDEAKRHNPAAQVGDVIADPLPPFDFGRIAAQAAKQVIVQKVREAERDRQYDEYKDRIGEIVNGAVKRVEYGNVFVDLGRGEAIIRRDEMIPRETFKVGDRARAYVYDVRREPRGPQIFLSRTHPQFMAKLFGQEVPEIYDGIVEVKAVARDPGSRAKIAVISRDSSIDPVGACVGMRGSRVQAVVGELQGEKIDIIPWSPDIATFVVNALQPAEVAKVVLDEEADKIEVVVPDEQLSLAIGRRGQNVRLASQLTGWDIDILTEAEESERRQKEFVSRTDIFMNALNVDETVGQLLASEGFRSVEEVAYVDLAELASIEGFDEETGAEIQSRAQDYLAAVEAEFDEKRRALGVEDALREVPGITTAMMVALGENDVKNVEDLAGCATDDLVGWTERKDGETTRHSGYLDGFDLSRQDAEAIVMAARVQAGWVEAPADDAEPAAEETAEA